The proteins below are encoded in one region of Myxococcales bacterium:
- a CDS encoding alpha/beta fold hydrolase codes for MNLAGHYWTIAPHLKDRFFTSTNNIHHLPWSQRFTDPAIGEITLTGQLSDQSNTDDLVIVIHGLGGSIDSAYMKRFVRACDAQNMSYLLLSVRGYDRKGDDLSHAALWQDIAFTLKSPALGKFKRFHLLGYSIGGHLCLHAALHIDDPRLHSVIAICPPLILKRAQSAIDRSTAWLYRHHVLNGLKEVYEKLDQRGRAPTPYAQVKKVTSIYDWDKLTVVPRHGFSSVEDYYEQASIAPRLDEIRLPCLIVSSSQDPMLPESNYPKDLSFSKSTTYLHCASGGHVAFPDSLNLGFGNRLGLENQTIAWINQLA; via the coding sequence ATGAACTTAGCTGGACACTATTGGACCATTGCTCCTCATCTAAAAGATAGATTTTTCACAAGCACAAACAATATTCATCACCTTCCGTGGTCGCAGCGTTTTACGGATCCCGCGATTGGCGAAATCACTTTGACAGGACAACTGAGTGATCAGTCGAACACGGATGATTTAGTTATCGTCATACACGGCCTGGGCGGATCGATTGACAGTGCTTACATGAAACGCTTTGTCCGTGCATGCGATGCACAAAACATGTCTTACTTGCTGCTCTCCGTACGCGGTTACGATCGCAAAGGTGACGATCTTTCGCATGCTGCACTTTGGCAGGACATTGCTTTCACTCTAAAGAGCCCTGCGCTTGGCAAGTTCAAACGCTTTCATTTGCTTGGCTACTCCATTGGCGGGCATCTTTGCTTGCATGCAGCTTTGCACATTGATGATCCGCGCTTGCATTCAGTCATCGCTATTTGCCCACCGCTCATATTGAAGCGTGCTCAATCTGCCATCGATCGCTCTACGGCCTGGCTGTATCGCCATCATGTGCTTAACGGTCTTAAAGAGGTCTACGAAAAACTGGATCAGCGAGGACGCGCACCCACACCTTATGCGCAAGTTAAAAAAGTCACGAGCATTTACGACTGGGACAAGCTTACCGTTGTTCCGCGTCACGGATTTTCCAGCGTGGAAGACTACTACGAACAAGCAAGCATTGCGCCTCGATTGGACGAGATTCGACTGCCTTGCTTGATTGTAAGTTCATCGCAAGATCCCATGCTTCCTGAATCCAACTATCCAAAGGATCTTAGCTTCTCCAAAAGCACAACTTACCTTCATTGTGCTTCTGGAGGCCACGTCGCATTTCCCGATTCACTAAATCTCGGTTTTGGCAATCGCCTTGGTCTGGAGAACCAAACCATTGCTTGGATCAATCAGCTCGCTTGA
- a CDS encoding methyltransferase domain-containing protein gives MSETATLATETARTYYNSEDADQFYASIWGGEDIHIGLYRDEKEAIAKASHRTVERMASYIKATASEPRILDVGSGYGGAARYLAKTFGAKVVALNLSDVENERARKLNSEQGLAKQIAVIDGSFEDIPFEADAFDVVWSQDAILHSGNREQVITEVARVLRPNGQFIFTDPMQTDDCPAGVLKPILDRIHLQSLASPAFYREACKKHGLKEEGFEELSSELVNHYSRVLSETESRSAALQAKVSPAYIERMKQGLKHWIDGGKKGYLTWGIFRFIRQAS, from the coding sequence ATGAGCGAAACAGCCACCTTAGCCACCGAAACGGCGCGCACTTACTACAACAGCGAGGATGCCGATCAGTTCTACGCTTCGATATGGGGAGGAGAAGACATTCACATTGGACTTTATCGCGATGAAAAAGAGGCCATCGCCAAAGCCAGTCACCGTACTGTCGAGCGCATGGCTTCGTACATAAAAGCCACGGCTTCCGAGCCGCGCATTTTAGATGTGGGCTCGGGCTATGGCGGCGCGGCGAGATATCTTGCCAAAACGTTTGGCGCAAAAGTGGTTGCTCTCAATCTCAGTGATGTTGAAAACGAGCGTGCTCGTAAGCTCAACAGTGAACAAGGTTTAGCGAAGCAAATCGCTGTGATTGATGGCAGTTTCGAAGACATTCCTTTTGAGGCGGATGCTTTTGATGTGGTCTGGTCGCAAGATGCCATCTTGCACAGCGGAAATCGGGAGCAAGTCATCACCGAAGTGGCGCGAGTGCTCAGGCCCAATGGCCAGTTTATCTTTACCGATCCCATGCAAACGGATGATTGCCCAGCAGGCGTGCTGAAGCCCATTTTGGATCGCATTCATTTGCAAAGTCTTGCATCACCTGCTTTTTACCGCGAGGCCTGCAAAAAACATGGGCTCAAAGAAGAAGGTTTCGAAGAGCTCAGTAGCGAACTCGTCAACCATTATTCACGCGTACTGAGTGAAACCGAGTCCCGTTCAGCAGCGCTTCAGGCAAAAGTAAGCCCCGCGTACATTGAACGCATGAAGCAAGGACTCAAGCATTGGATTGATGGCGGCAAAAAAGGCTACCTTACCTGGGGCATCTTCCGCTTTATCCGTCAAGCGAGCTGA
- a CDS encoding class I SAM-dependent methyltransferase, producing the protein MSENVEQAQLDKPTTKRQSFGDEPLNVRESEHYHEEYVHAFVEKWDRLIDWDSRAKTEGTFFIDHLKQRGVRKVLDVAAGTGFHSIRLIEAGFEVVSADGSAQMLFKAFENAKKRGHVLRTVQADWRWLNRDVHGKYDAVVCLGNSFTHLFNENDRRKALAEFYAALRHDGVLILDQRNYDAIMDHGYSSSHTYYYCGDNVSVKPTHVDDGLARFEYAFPDNSKFHLNMLPLRKDYVHRLMKEVGFQTVETFGDFQETYREEDPDFFIHVAQKQYHSDEGEGA; encoded by the coding sequence GTGTCGGAAAACGTAGAGCAAGCTCAATTAGACAAACCAACCACTAAACGTCAAAGCTTTGGTGATGAACCGCTCAATGTCCGTGAAAGCGAACATTATCACGAAGAATACGTACATGCTTTTGTCGAAAAATGGGATCGACTGATTGATTGGGACAGTCGCGCAAAAACCGAAGGGACCTTTTTCATTGATCATCTAAAGCAACGCGGTGTGCGCAAAGTGCTTGATGTTGCAGCAGGAACCGGCTTTCATTCGATACGCTTGATTGAAGCTGGCTTTGAAGTTGTCAGTGCGGATGGCAGTGCACAGATGTTATTTAAGGCTTTTGAGAACGCAAAAAAACGCGGTCATGTACTGCGCACCGTCCAAGCCGACTGGCGCTGGCTCAACCGCGATGTGCACGGAAAATACGATGCCGTTGTGTGCTTGGGAAATTCCTTTACCCATTTGTTCAACGAGAACGATCGCCGTAAAGCTCTGGCAGAGTTTTACGCAGCGCTGCGTCATGATGGGGTTTTGATTCTCGATCAACGCAACTACGATGCCATTATGGATCATGGCTACTCCTCTAGTCATACCTATTATTATTGTGGCGACAATGTGTCCGTTAAGCCCACGCACGTAGATGACGGATTGGCCCGTTTTGAATATGCCTTTCCTGACAATTCAAAATTTCATCTCAACATGCTCCCGCTGCGAAAAGACTATGTTCATCGCCTGATGAAAGAAGTTGGTTTTCAAACAGTGGAAACCTTCGGTGATTTTCAAGAAACGTATCGGGAGGAAGATCCTGATTTTTTCATTCACGTGGCGCAGAAACAATATCATTCCGATGAAGGGGAAGGGGCATGA
- a CDS encoding RluA family pseudouridine synthase gives MSVQEQTVRLGRVAEAEQGNRLDRWLVLQKPEYSRMQYKELIEAGKVWVNGKVAKKSCVLTQGDTVELKALPEPRDFLPAPNAALKLELLYEDKDLLAVNKVAGMPCFPLRQDQNTTLANALMARFSELGCFKKNKREAGLLNRLDVGTSGIVLVARNEASLAKLKELQKQGAIEKYYLALCEGEVKAPQQIALRLKTNPKNKSKMMVCGEFEPKDQKRSTSIYDVQSLGQNSLVKLRIHRGQRHQIRAHMAAIGHPLVNDPLYGAQAKPSMKGYRLHCEKVIFSSALSEKKIEIHATLSNWRIAKFGK, from the coding sequence ATGAGTGTGCAAGAGCAAACAGTCAGACTCGGCCGAGTCGCTGAAGCAGAGCAGGGTAATCGGCTTGATCGTTGGCTTGTGCTTCAGAAACCCGAATACAGCAGGATGCAGTACAAAGAGCTGATTGAGGCCGGTAAAGTCTGGGTCAATGGCAAAGTCGCTAAGAAAAGTTGTGTTCTTACTCAGGGCGATACGGTTGAGCTCAAGGCTCTGCCTGAGCCAAGGGACTTTTTGCCGGCGCCAAACGCCGCGTTAAAACTCGAGTTGCTCTACGAAGATAAAGATCTTCTTGCTGTGAACAAAGTAGCTGGCATGCCTTGTTTTCCTTTGCGTCAAGATCAGAACACAACCCTTGCAAATGCACTGATGGCACGTTTCTCGGAGCTCGGCTGCTTTAAGAAAAACAAACGCGAGGCAGGGCTGCTGAATCGACTTGATGTGGGCACCTCGGGTATTGTGCTTGTGGCGCGAAACGAAGCAAGCCTTGCTAAACTCAAAGAGCTGCAAAAACAGGGCGCTATTGAAAAATATTATCTTGCGCTTTGTGAAGGTGAAGTCAAAGCGCCTCAGCAGATCGCGTTAAGGTTAAAAACCAATCCTAAAAACAAAAGCAAGATGATGGTCTGCGGCGAGTTCGAACCAAAAGATCAAAAACGATCGACATCCATTTATGACGTTCAGTCTCTTGGGCAAAACAGTCTCGTGAAGCTGCGCATTCATCGCGGACAGCGGCACCAGATCCGCGCACACATGGCTGCCATTGGTCATCCACTTGTTAACGACCCGCTTTACGGAGCTCAAGCAAAACCAAGCATGAAGGGTTATCGCTTGCATTGTGAAAAAGTAATTTTCTCATCCGCGCTGAGCGAAAAAAAGATTGAAATTCATGCGACTCTTTCAAATTGGCGAATTGCCAAGTTTGGCAAATAA
- a CDS encoding J domain-containing protein, translating to MLRSTVDYYELLGIERVATLEEVKRAYRKQAARLHPDRNPDDPGAGEAFRLCVEAYRVLSDPDKRKQYDRLGPIAFDRKQISQSIDFNEVVDSLRDLFRQKRESSLPKDIEMDVEISLPEAAFGVSKNITVDRQTRCNSCSGTGAAKGSSAEPCIACKSRGVIKGGKGFFAKEIDCPRCEGKGRIVESPCKSCAGKGFRPSSEVLTVSFPAGIEDGKTRSIRGAGDQSRAGDGDLHLRVRIAKHPLFKRKGADVHCTLVVSFSQCTLGDELDVPTLDGKVTMKLPAGTPSGKVFRLRGKGFPVLGGLGRGDQYVTVTIDVPKKLTKKQKELVRQLAIALPEPKLKESLS from the coding sequence GTGCTTCGATCAACTGTTGATTACTACGAATTATTAGGCATCGAGCGAGTCGCTACGCTTGAGGAGGTTAAACGCGCTTATCGCAAACAAGCGGCGCGCCTTCATCCTGACCGTAATCCAGACGATCCAGGGGCCGGGGAAGCTTTTCGTTTGTGCGTCGAGGCCTATAGGGTTTTATCCGATCCTGACAAGCGCAAACAATACGATCGACTTGGGCCCATAGCCTTTGATCGAAAGCAGATATCCCAAAGCATCGACTTCAATGAAGTGGTGGACAGTCTGCGTGATTTGTTCCGGCAAAAACGTGAATCGAGCTTGCCTAAGGACATCGAGATGGACGTTGAGATCTCGCTGCCCGAGGCCGCCTTTGGTGTCAGCAAAAACATTACCGTGGACAGGCAAACCCGCTGCAATTCGTGTTCTGGCACCGGCGCTGCCAAGGGTAGTAGCGCCGAGCCGTGCATCGCTTGTAAAAGCCGTGGCGTGATTAAGGGTGGTAAAGGATTCTTTGCCAAGGAGATCGACTGCCCACGCTGCGAGGGTAAAGGGCGCATCGTGGAGTCACCTTGTAAATCCTGTGCGGGCAAGGGCTTTCGTCCATCAAGCGAAGTGCTTACAGTGAGTTTTCCAGCTGGCATAGAGGATGGCAAAACGCGATCCATTCGCGGGGCCGGGGATCAAAGCCGCGCAGGCGATGGGGATCTTCACCTACGCGTACGCATTGCCAAGCACCCGCTTTTCAAGCGTAAAGGCGCTGATGTGCATTGCACTCTAGTTGTGAGTTTTTCTCAATGCACCCTTGGTGATGAACTCGACGTTCCCACTTTAGACGGCAAGGTCACGATGAAACTTCCAGCAGGAACACCTTCCGGTAAGGTGTTTCGTCTGCGCGGCAAAGGCTTTCCCGTACTAGGAGGCCTTGGTCGCGGCGATCAATACGTCACAGTAACCATCGATGTTCCTAAGAAGCTCACAAAGAAGCAAAAAGAATTAGTCAGACAACTGGCTATCGCTCTGCCTGAACCTAAGCTCAAAGAAAGCTTATCATAG
- a CDS encoding FliI/YscN family ATPase, with protein MDLSRYRKRISESSALSVEGRITASAGPALRAVIPHTRIGDAVELHPSQGEPLLCEVVAFDEDGVTLLPLGPTTGVAPGDLVRSVGHSLKIQCSDALLGRVLDGVGQSMDAKGEIDGSPWDVMRPPPDPLKRKRVDQVLSTGIRAIDGLLCLGYGQRMGVFAGSGAGKSYLLGQIARGADADVVVVCLVGERGREVREFLEDCLGDEGQKKSVVVCATSDAPALVRLKSAYTATAIAEWFRDQGKRVLLLMDSVTRFARAAREVGLAAGEPPARRGYPPSVFAALPSLMERSGQGEQGSISAIYTVLVEGDDFDEPIADEVRGILDGHIVLDRHIGMRGRFPAIDPLASLSRVMDSLVEEKHRLAAGRLREFISVYESNRDLVSLGAYKAGSNLLLDDALYRLKHIENFLRQRPDEHASFEQTVEALLELVH; from the coding sequence ATGGATCTTAGCCGATACCGTAAACGGATCTCCGAGAGCAGCGCTCTGTCCGTGGAGGGCCGGATTACAGCCAGCGCTGGACCTGCCCTTCGCGCGGTGATTCCCCATACACGTATCGGCGATGCAGTCGAGCTTCATCCATCTCAGGGTGAGCCCTTACTTTGCGAAGTAGTTGCCTTTGATGAAGACGGTGTGACTTTGCTTCCGCTTGGCCCAACCACGGGGGTAGCTCCAGGGGATTTGGTTCGAAGTGTGGGTCACTCTCTAAAAATTCAATGCAGCGATGCTTTGCTCGGCCGAGTGCTTGATGGCGTGGGGCAGAGCATGGACGCTAAAGGCGAGATCGATGGTAGCCCTTGGGATGTGATGCGCCCGCCGCCCGATCCACTTAAACGAAAGCGGGTCGATCAAGTACTCAGCACAGGCATTCGCGCAATCGATGGCTTGCTTTGTTTGGGATACGGCCAGCGCATGGGTGTGTTTGCCGGAAGTGGTGCCGGGAAAAGTTATCTGCTTGGACAAATCGCGCGCGGCGCCGATGCGGATGTTGTGGTGGTGTGCTTGGTGGGCGAACGCGGCCGTGAAGTGCGTGAGTTTTTAGAAGACTGCCTTGGCGATGAAGGCCAAAAGAAAAGCGTCGTCGTTTGTGCTACCAGCGATGCGCCCGCTTTGGTGCGTCTCAAAAGCGCCTATACTGCAACCGCGATTGCCGAGTGGTTTCGCGATCAAGGAAAACGGGTTTTGCTTTTGATGGACAGCGTGACCCGTTTTGCTCGTGCTGCACGCGAAGTCGGCCTTGCTGCAGGCGAGCCTCCCGCGCGCCGCGGTTATCCGCCAAGTGTGTTTGCTGCACTGCCATCGCTTATGGAACGCAGTGGTCAAGGCGAACAGGGATCGATCTCCGCTATCTACACCGTGCTCGTCGAAGGCGATGATTTTGATGAGCCCATTGCAGATGAGGTGCGCGGCATTCTTGATGGACACATCGTGCTCGATCGGCACATCGGCATGCGCGGACGTTTTCCTGCGATTGATCCATTGGCAAGTTTGTCCAGGGTCATGGACTCTTTAGTTGAAGAAAAGCACCGATTGGCCGCTGGACGCTTGCGTGAATTTATCTCGGTCTATGAAAGCAACCGCGACCTGGTTTCTTTGGGGGCGTACAAAGCTGGCAGTAATTTGCTGCTCGACGATGCTCTTTATCGCCTCAAACACATCGAAAATTTTTTGCGACAACGACCCGACGAGCATGCTTCGTTTGAGCAAACGGTAGAAGCGTTACTCGAACTTGTGCATTAA
- a CDS encoding matrixin family metalloprotease encodes MEEIKGFNLYSFLLCMVATSACALSTTPSEEQAHQASKVEVLHTVFLDFAPGQYNYGEVDLAADNVSLALEIFDWLAKPGTLVEQGVVESGFAGPAFAYLIKAELERIFEGLHSGELEFVLERPRDGRNYHTIVFDTYMPFSEIATSWTWQIDGVAPMDCGNFNANDVTWVFVRHAFNNMLSIEFLDVSIRNLVPYFAIIAAHELGHAFGLNHVADPRAIMHPTLAQEVVDESFENGGVLDFSKVTWRAAAQAGSDPLTNCYENLYVPDTSAEKSNPDYSEMWQDAPAVWHKVLSKPSPALRYPGAANHCGDVERHDVICREDDPFTRFSCMAPENTGADDEVAYPGQALGTAKWRAAPCPSGSRCRLDTDDITRCSEACRLHEGEWLDKGGIISFPEDPDMLYRCAYPDAERDPTKSWLDQFVRVNRFF; translated from the coding sequence ATGGAAGAAATCAAGGGTTTTAATTTATACAGTTTTCTTCTCTGCATGGTTGCTACGAGTGCGTGTGCGTTAAGTACAACTCCGAGCGAGGAGCAAGCACATCAAGCAAGCAAAGTGGAAGTGCTTCATACGGTCTTTTTGGATTTTGCTCCGGGTCAATACAACTATGGAGAAGTCGATTTAGCGGCAGACAATGTATCGCTTGCCTTGGAGATCTTCGATTGGTTAGCGAAGCCTGGCACATTGGTTGAGCAAGGTGTGGTGGAGTCCGGCTTTGCAGGGCCGGCGTTCGCTTATTTAATCAAAGCAGAACTTGAACGTATCTTTGAAGGTCTGCATTCTGGCGAGCTTGAATTTGTGCTTGAAAGGCCACGGGACGGAAGAAACTACCATACGATCGTGTTTGACACCTATATGCCTTTTTCTGAAATAGCGACTTCGTGGACATGGCAGATAGACGGAGTTGCCCCCATGGACTGCGGAAACTTTAATGCCAATGACGTGACCTGGGTATTTGTTAGGCACGCCTTCAACAATATGCTGAGTATCGAATTCTTGGACGTGAGCATTAGAAACCTAGTTCCTTATTTTGCAATCATTGCCGCCCATGAGCTTGGCCATGCTTTTGGGCTAAACCACGTTGCTGATCCTCGGGCGATCATGCACCCCACGCTAGCGCAAGAAGTGGTAGATGAAAGCTTTGAAAACGGCGGTGTCCTTGACTTTTCAAAGGTGACCTGGCGCGCTGCAGCGCAGGCTGGTTCCGATCCACTAACAAATTGCTATGAAAACCTTTATGTGCCGGATACATCTGCAGAGAAGAGCAACCCAGACTATTCAGAGATGTGGCAAGATGCGCCTGCAGTGTGGCACAAAGTGCTAAGCAAACCATCTCCGGCATTGCGCTACCCGGGCGCGGCCAATCACTGCGGAGATGTTGAAAGGCATGATGTGATTTGTCGTGAGGATGATCCATTCACTCGGTTTTCCTGTATGGCTCCAGAAAACACGGGAGCCGATGATGAAGTCGCCTACCCAGGGCAAGCTCTGGGTACAGCCAAATGGCGCGCCGCTCCATGCCCTTCTGGCAGTCGCTGTCGGCTGGATACGGATGACATCACACGATGCTCAGAGGCGTGTCGCCTCCATGAGGGAGAATGGCTTGATAAGGGCGGGATCATTTCCTTTCCAGAAGATCCGGACATGCTCTACCGTTGCGCCTATCCAGATGCCGAACGTGATCCTACAAAAAGCTGGTTAGACCAGTTTGTTCGAGTCAATCGATTTTTTTAA
- a CDS encoding Fic family protein, giving the protein MNSSQRKILANRLPLILSVRFIANSIGTRRFETLFHFENIGPSKRIICTAIAHHRFNYIHPFPDGNGRVSRLMSHAMFLLAGVGAHGLWSISPGLARGLQAPSEYKARMARADDPREGELDGRGNLSQTALREFVVWFLNIALDQVVFMTELFELEGLAQRLSDYVSRQTQLRPEASRLLQQTLQLPFWQGQ; this is encoded by the coding sequence ATGAACAGTTCGCAGCGGAAAATTTTAGCGAACCGGCTTCCATTGATTTTGTCCGTTCGCTTCATCGCGAATTCTATAGGGACGCGGCGCTTTGAAACGCTGTTTCACTTTGAGAATATTGGTCCTTCCAAACGGATCATCTGTACCGCGATTGCTCATCACCGATTTAACTACATTCACCCTTTCCCAGATGGCAATGGTCGCGTTAGCCGTTTGATGTCACATGCGATGTTTCTTTTGGCTGGCGTAGGCGCACATGGCCTTTGGTCCATTTCCCCGGGCCTTGCACGTGGACTGCAAGCACCAAGTGAATACAAAGCCAGGATGGCTCGCGCTGATGATCCACGAGAAGGAGAACTTGATGGACGCGGCAATCTGTCCCAGACCGCACTGCGAGAATTTGTGGTTTGGTTTTTGAACATTGCTCTTGATCAAGTTGTGTTCATGACTGAGCTTTTTGAGCTAGAAGGATTGGCTCAACGTCTAAGTGACTATGTGTCCAGGCAGACTCAATTGAGACCCGAAGCGTCTCGTTTGCTTCAACAAACCTTGCAACTTCCCTTTTGGCAGGGCCAATAA
- a CDS encoding Uma2 family endonuclease codes for MLKSLSTAPPKNATYADLVALPEHLVGEILNGELIASPRPAAPHATATSVLGMDIGSPFQRGRGGPGGWWIMFEPELHFNDDVLVPDLAGWRKERMPEVPNQAWFDLPPDWICEVVSPSTARIDRIRKMPIYARPSVSHAWLVDPLQRTLEVFRLQEQRWVVIGNYEGNVTVRAESFDVIELELGALWLPEVPAQPTDER; via the coding sequence ATGCTTAAATCTCTGTCTACTGCACCACCAAAAAATGCGACTTATGCGGACTTAGTCGCTTTGCCCGAGCATTTGGTGGGAGAAATCCTAAATGGCGAATTGATCGCTAGTCCGAGGCCAGCTGCTCCTCACGCAACAGCTACCTCAGTGTTGGGCATGGATATTGGCAGCCCCTTTCAACGCGGTCGTGGTGGCCCCGGTGGTTGGTGGATCATGTTTGAACCTGAGCTGCACTTTAACGATGATGTGTTGGTACCGGACCTAGCCGGCTGGCGTAAAGAGCGCATGCCTGAAGTTCCAAATCAAGCCTGGTTTGACTTGCCGCCGGATTGGATTTGCGAAGTCGTTTCGCCCTCAACCGCGCGCATTGATCGCATACGCAAGATGCCTATCTACGCTCGACCAAGTGTAAGCCACGCATGGCTCGTCGATCCCTTGCAACGCACCTTGGAGGTATTTCGTTTGCAGGAACAGAGATGGGTCGTCATCGGCAATTATGAAGGAAATGTTACGGTGCGCGCCGAGTCTTTTGATGTCATCGAACTTGAACTTGGTGCACTCTGGCTCCCTGAAGTGCCAGCACAACCGACGGATGAAAGGTAG
- a CDS encoding alpha/beta fold hydrolase — protein MTLAKKHLLALSCFALFALVACQDDSNTSCHFRLHVSQRQGQTVECTNLSVLAHRDEVSGSSMTLHVARFFSDPTGPSDQAMLYILGGPGQTWVSQTESISREFMQNLGQDLLLIDQRSVGFNQPKFSCAQSSADPQAELLDYLQTCFDDLSEKGVPLSAYNTWEMAEDIDVAREHFAYDKLDVLGVSYGTKLGLEYLRRHPGHISAMVLDSVSPPQIRAFETDLLANEESIEALFSTCDADASCAQNFPGLEVEFERVFAALEQNSLEVTLSDGRASELDANAFASTVVSSLLSFFPPMAPAFIKEVAASLDASESQVSDDVARVMSLFQVSLDESSGTELLLAVTCAENQGLGQDEIDAQAQELRDAFTAYADLYTDVFVPACSIWPTAPAPENAFEAVQNDDVPVLMLSGAMDPRTPLSWAEQTRSTLGVSTHLIFERFGHSLVSQGNGCIMNFALDFLRSDGSATELDCGPELSPPFFPTLSEALAYLES, from the coding sequence GTGACTTTAGCGAAAAAACACCTTTTGGCTCTGAGCTGCTTTGCTCTATTTGCTTTGGTCGCGTGCCAAGACGATAGCAATACGAGTTGCCACTTTCGTTTACATGTATCGCAGCGGCAAGGGCAAACGGTAGAGTGCACGAATCTAAGCGTACTTGCCCACCGAGATGAGGTAAGCGGTTCTTCGATGACCTTACACGTGGCGCGCTTTTTTTCGGACCCAACTGGGCCGAGTGATCAAGCCATGCTCTACATTTTAGGGGGTCCGGGCCAGACATGGGTTTCTCAGACGGAGAGTATTTCTCGGGAATTTATGCAGAACCTTGGCCAGGATTTACTCTTGATCGATCAGCGAAGCGTGGGTTTCAACCAACCGAAGTTTAGTTGTGCACAAAGTTCAGCAGATCCACAGGCTGAGCTCCTTGATTATTTACAAACATGTTTTGATGATCTCAGTGAAAAAGGCGTCCCGCTTTCGGCGTACAACACTTGGGAAATGGCAGAAGACATAGACGTTGCACGTGAGCACTTTGCATACGATAAATTAGATGTTTTAGGTGTTTCATACGGCACCAAACTGGGTCTTGAATACCTGCGGCGCCACCCTGGGCATATCAGCGCCATGGTTCTTGATTCGGTTAGCCCGCCACAAATACGCGCCTTTGAGACAGACCTGCTCGCCAATGAAGAGTCAATTGAAGCACTTTTTTCCACTTGCGATGCCGACGCCTCTTGTGCTCAGAACTTTCCAGGCCTGGAAGTTGAATTTGAGCGTGTGTTTGCTGCGCTAGAGCAGAATTCGCTCGAAGTGACGCTAAGCGATGGCCGTGCATCGGAGCTTGATGCCAATGCTTTTGCATCGACGGTTGTCTCGAGCTTGCTATCCTTTTTTCCTCCCATGGCCCCAGCCTTCATTAAAGAAGTTGCGGCAAGCCTTGATGCTAGCGAGAGCCAAGTGAGCGATGACGTTGCGCGTGTTATGTCTTTGTTTCAAGTGAGTCTTGATGAAAGCTCAGGAACCGAACTGCTGCTTGCCGTAACTTGCGCCGAAAACCAAGGCCTCGGACAAGACGAAATTGACGCTCAGGCTCAAGAGCTTCGCGATGCCTTTACGGCCTATGCTGATTTGTACACTGACGTATTTGTTCCAGCATGCAGCATTTGGCCGACAGCACCTGCGCCCGAAAATGCGTTTGAAGCGGTACAAAACGATGATGTGCCAGTGCTTATGTTAAGCGGCGCCATGGATCCACGCACGCCACTAAGCTGGGCTGAACAAACACGCAGCACATTGGGTGTATCCACTCATTTGATTTTTGAACGTTTTGGACACAGCCTCGTTAGCCAAGGTAACGGTTGCATCATGAATTTTGCTTTGGACTTTTTACGTAGTGATGGCAGCGCTACAGAACTCGATTGCGGACCTGAACTTAGTCCGCCGTTTTTCCCTACATTAAGCGAAGCACTTGCTTATCTCGAATCGTAA